The window ACCACTTCGAGGTTCAGGTAAACGGTGTTCAGGGCGTCCGGGACCGAGGGCGCGGAGGGTGTGGCTTCCGCTGCAAGGTAAGACGACACCCTCCGCCTGTTTAACTCCAGGGCCATATCGCAAGGGCGACGAAGGGGAGCAGTAGCGGCCAAAGCGCGAGGCCTCACTACTCTCCGGCTCAGGAGAGTACACCAAGAGAGCCGCCGGTTGGTGCAAGGCGGTGACCTCCGGGCTGCGAACTCACCCCTGAGCTTTCCGGGCGAACGGGATCCGTCAAGCCCTGTAGTCCGGGACGGTGAAGGAGCCCTGAGGGGCTCAAGGGCGGCCGTTACCCGCCAGGAGAGGGCCGAATCCGAGCGTTCGGCCAAGTAGAGTGGTACCGCGGAAGGCAGGCGCCTTTCGCCTCTAGGGGCGGAAGGTGCCTCTTCGTTTACAGGGGGTTCGAGGAAGGTATGGCGGCAACGGAAGTTCGCAGGGGGACGTTGCAGGCGCGTCCGTACGACCCGGGGGCGATCGAGGCGCACTGGCACGCGAAGTGGCAGGAGAGCGACCTCTACCATGCCACGGAGGGCGGGGCGCGGCCCAAGTTCTACGCGCTGGGCATGTTCCCGTACCCGTCGGGGCGGCTGCACATGGGCCACCTGCGCAACTACACGCTGGTGGACGTGGTGGCGCGCTTTTACCGCATGCGCGGCTACAACGTACTCAACCCCATGGGCTGGGACGCGTTCGGGCTTCCCGCCGAGAACGCGGCCATCCAGCACGGCCGCCACCCGGCGGACTGGACGTACAGCAACATCGCCGCGATGCGAGACCAGCTCAAGCGGCTCGGCATCAGCTACGACTGGAGCCGCGAGTTCGCCACTTCGGACCCCGAGTACTACCGGTGGACCCAGTGGCTGTTCCTGCTCATGTACCGCAAGGGCCTGGCCTATAAGGCCAACGCCCGGGTCAACTGGTGTCCCCACTGCCAGACAGTGCTGGCCAACGAGCAGGTGGTGGGGGACGGCGAGTGCTGGCGATGTGACACCAAGGTGGAGCAGCGGCAGCTTCGCCAGTGGTTCCTGCGCATCACCGCCTATGCTGACCGGCTGCTGGAGGATCTGGAGCTCCTCACCGATTGGCCCGAGCGGGTCAAGGTGATGCAGCGCAACTGGATCGGGCGCAGCACGGGCGCCGAGGTGCGCTTCCGGGTGAAGGAGACGGGGGACGAGCTGGCCGTCTTCACCACCCGGCCGGACACGCTGTTCGGCGTCACGTACATGGTGCTGTCGCCGCAGCACCCCCTGGCCGAGAAGCTCGCGGCCGGGGGGCCGCACGAGCGGTCCGTGCGGGAGATGGCGAGGGCGCTCGCCTTGCGGGAGCAGGAGCTGGCCGAGGCGGAGAAGGTGGGGGTTCCCACCGGCGCGCACGCCATCAACCCCATCAACGGCGAAGCGGTGCCCATCTGGATCGGCAACTACGTCGTGATGGAGTACGGCACCGGCGCCGTGATGGGCGTGCCGGCCCACGACCAGAGGGACTTCGAGTTCGCCCGCAAGTACCACCTTCCCGTCCGGGTGGTCATCGCCGCCGAGGGCGTGCCGCTGGACGGGGAGAAGCTGCAGGCAGCCTGGGAAGGCCCGGGCGTCATGGTGAACTCCGGGCCGTTCGACGGGACGCCGAGCGAGGAGGGCAAGCACGCGGTCATCGCCGAGCTTGCGCGGCGCGGCGCCGGGAAGGCCAGCGTCCAGTACCGCCTGCGCGACTGGCTGATCAGCCGCCAGCGTTACTGGGGCTGCCCCATTCCCATTGTGTACTGCGAGCGGTGCGGGGAGCAGCCGGTCCCGGAGAGCGAGCTGCCGGTGCTGCTGCCCGCACAGGTGGAGTTTTCGCCAAGGGGCCAGGCGCCGCTGGCAACGGCACCGGAGTTCCTGCACACGCGCTGCCCGCGCTGCGGCGGGCCGGCGGTGCGGGAGACCGATACCATGGACACGTTCATCGACTCGTCGTGGTACTTCCTGCGCTTCTGCTCGCCGAAGGCCGGCGACGCGCCGTTCGACCAGGCAGCGGTGCGGTACTGGATGCCCGTCGACCAGTACATCGGCGGCATCGAGCATGCGGTGCTGCACCTGCTCTACTCGCGCTTTTTCACCAAGGTGCTCTACGACGAGGGCCTGGTGCAGGAGAACGAGCCGTTTCGTCGGCTGTTCACGCTGGGCATGGTGACGCTGGGCGGGGCCGCCATGAGCAAGTCCAGGGGCAACGTGGTGGACCCCGACGAGGTGGCCGGCCGGTATGGGGCCGACACGGCGCGTCTTTTCATCCTGTTCGCGGCGCCGCCCGACCGGGAGCTGGAGTGGAGCACCTCCGGCGTGGAGGGTGCCCGGCGTTTCATCGAGAGGGTCTGGCGGCTGGTGGAGGAGTATGCCCCGGCCCTGGAAGAGGTACCGGCCTACCGGCCCGGCTCGGATGGAGCCTCTATAGGCCCGGACGAAAAGGAGCTGCGGGCTGCGGTGCACCAGGCGCTGCGAAAGGTGACGGTGGACTGCGAGGAGCGATTCTCGTTCAACACCGCGATTGCGGCGCTGATGGAGGCCGTCAACGCGTTCTACCGCTACAAGGACCGGCCGGACGCAAGGCCCCACCTGGGCGTGGTGCGGGAGGGGCTGGAGATCCTCACGCTGGCCCTGGCGCCTTTCGTCCCGCACGTCACCGAGTCCATGTGGGAGCGCCTGGGGCACCGCCGGAGCGTGCACGAGGAGCCGTGGCCCGTGTACAGCCCCGAAGCGCTGCAGGTCGAACGGGTCACGATGGCCGTGCAGGTGGACGGCAGGGTGCGGGACCGCATCGAGGTGCCCGCCGATGCACCCGAGGAGGAGATACGGAAGATTGCGCTGGGCACCGAGCGGGTCCAGCGGTGGACCGCCGGGCGCAACATCGGGCAGGTCATCGTGGTGCCGGGCAAGCTCGTGAGCATCGTTACGAAAGATGGGTGAGGCGGACGCCCAGGCCGCGGCGGCGGTGGCGCTGCTGGAGCTGCAAGAGCAGTGCCACCAGGTGCTCGGCGGTGGCGGCATCCCTCAGGTCACCGGACAGCACCGGGCGCAGTCCGGCAAAACGGGCCAGGGTGGCGGCGGTTTCGGCGGCTTTCTCGCTGTCAGAGAAGATGAGGGTATCGTCGCCGGAAAGCTCCCGGCTCAGGTCGGCCAGGACTGCCGACGATACGGTGTGAAACGCGGCGGCAAGCTCCCGGTGGCCGCCCAAAAGGGCGCGTACCCGCAGCGCGGTGGACCCCTCGCCGGGTAACACGGCCTGCCAGCGCCCCTCGCGCCGGGCGAGGCTCACCGAGACGTCGATGACCACTTTCCCCGCAAGATGCGGCTGCAGCGGTACGAGAAGGGCCTCCAGGGCCGATGCGGGCACGGTGACGACCACCACGTCGGCAACCCTTCCGGCCTCGTCGTTGGAGAGCCCCGCCAGTTCACCCGTAACCTGCTGCCCGGCATCCCGCAGCACCTGCCGAGCGCGAGCGGCCGCCTCTTTTGCCCTCGCCTCGTCCCGAGAGCCGATCCCCACGCTGACGCCCGCCGCCGCCCACCGAAGGGCAAGCCCGAACCCCTGCCGCCCGGTGCCGCCCAGAATGGCGACGTTCACCGGCGCAGCGCCCCCTCGTCGAGCGAGGGCGACTCGAGCGCCTGCACCCGGACGGTGCGCCGCCTCGGCCCGTCGAACTCGCAGAAGAAGACGCCCTGCCACCGGCCGAGCTGGAGTCGCCCGTGTTCGACCGGCACCCAGACGGACTGGCCGACCAGCGACGCCTTGACGTGGGCCGCGGCGTTGCCCTCGGCATGGCGCCAGGGGCCGTCCCACGGCACCATGCGTTCGAGGTGGGCCAGGATGTCGGCCTCCACCGCGGGATCTGCGTTCTCGTTGATAAGCAGGCCGGCGGTGGTGTGGGGGCAGAAGACGTGGAGGACGCCGTCCCGGATGCCCAGCCGGCTTGCGGCCTCCTTAAGCTTCGCGGTGATGTCGATGGCCTGGCTTCGTTCGGTTGTGGCGAGTTCCAGTTGCACCACGGAATGCTCGATCCTTCCTCTCGTCCGGATGTCGCGCATACCGGCGCGCCCGTTCACCGACACTACGGCAGGGGCTGGCGTATAAACATGGACTTTTTCCAGTGGTTCTGGCTTCTCATATTCGCAGCGTCGGTGTGGCCCCTCCTGCGTCAGCAGCAGATTGAGCGGCTGCGGCTGCGCATGTTGCGGCGCATCCAGAGGAGCCGGGGCAGCCGCATCATCACGCTGATCCACCGCCAGGAGAGCTTCGGGCTGTTGGGGCTGTTCGGGCGGCGGTTCATCACCATTGAGGATTCCGAGAAGGTCCTGCGCGCCATTCGCACGACGCCGCCTGACGTCCCCATCGACCTGATCCTGCACACCCCCGGAGGGCTCGTCCTGGCCGCCGAACAGATCGCGCAGGCACTGCGCCGCCACCCCGCCCGGGTCAGTGTCTTCGTCCCCCACTACGCAATGTCCGGCGGATCCCTCATCGCGCTGGCCGCCGACGAGATCTGGATGGACGAGAACGCCGTGCTCGGCCCCGTTGACCCTCAGCTCGGGCAGTGGCCGGCAGCCTCCATCGTACGCGCCGTCGAGCAGAAAGATCCAAACCGGGTGGACGACGAGACGCTCATCCTGGCCGACATGGCCCGCAAGGCACTGGCCCAGGTCAAGGACCTGGTGCGGGAGATGCTGGCCGACCGGCTGCCGCCGGAGAGGGCTGAGGAAGTGGCGACGCTTCTGAGCCAGGGCCGGTGGACGCACGACTTCCCCCTCGACTGCCGCCAGCTGCAGGAGTGGGGGCTCCCGGTGCGCTGCGGGCTCCCGGACGCCATGTACGCACTGATGGACCTCTACCCGCAGGCGCCGGAGCGGCGGCCGTCCGTGCAGTACGTCCCCCTGCCGGCACCGGCGACCGTCGGGCGTCTGAGGCGGCGGTGAAGCGCGCGGCAGGAGCGGGACGTTAGCACGGCTAATCCGAGAAAGAGACTGCCCGGCTGGCGGGGGTGCAGCAATGGGGAGTTCAGCTCTGTTCGGGCCACGAGGCCTGCGCATGCGGCTGAAGTTAGGCCGGCTAGCGCGTGCCCTGCTATACGGTCCGGTGCTGCTTCTGTTCGTTGCGATGGGCCTGTTCGCTGCCGGCGTCCACGTAGGCAGGGAAATCGGGTCTCACCCCATCGTGGTGGTCTCGCCCGAAGTGCGGGGGCAAGAGGCGAAGGCTGCAGGGGCGGCGGTGGCGATGGCAGCTGCGGGTCTGGCTCCCGCCTCCCCTGCCTCCGGGGCCCAACAGGCCCGCGGCAGCCCGGCGACGGCAGAGGACGCGGGGGGACACCGCGTGCCGGTCGCCGGGCGGATGTCGGAGGAACCCCAACGGCTCGACCTGAACGCGGCGAGCGCAGAGGAACTGGAACGGCTTCCGGGGATCGGGCCGGTCATAGCCCGGCGCATCGTCGAGTTCCGGCAGACACACGGACCGTTTGCCATGGTGGATGACCTGATCGAGGTACCGGGCATCGGTGCCAGGACACTGGAAAAGCTCCGGGCGTTGGTGCGGGTGGGGAGCACGTAGCAGCCGGGCCGTATGCGGATCTCGTCGATCGGGCTGGCCGGCTGGGGTTTGGCCGGGGGCATTACGGCGGCCGCCGTCCGGGAGTGGACCCCCGAAGGGCCGACCCGGGTTGTGTGGCTGAGCCTCGCCATGGTGGCCGCCTGGAGAATGGGTCGGGCGGCGGCCCGAGCCATCGCCAGCGCCGCCGGAGCCGGGACAGCGCGGGCGGTTCTCGGGCCACCGGCGTGGCCTCCTCCGTCCCGGCCTCCACCGGGGAGCCTTCTGTTCCCGACAGGGTCCAGGCGGCGGGCGCGCCTGCGCCGGATGGCCGTGATTCTGGCCCTCACCGGACTCACCGGGAGCTGGGTCGGCGCGTACCGGATTGCCCGGCAGGCCGCTGCCTTGAGAGAGTTCGAGGGCGGACGCGTGGCGTGGGTCGGGGGGTTCGTGGCTGCACCGCCACAGCGTACGCCCTTCACCGTTCGCGTCATCCTGCACCCGGCCGGTCTCTCGAACACCCCGGGCCGCCTGCCACAGGGCCCCTGGACGACGCTCCCCGGGGCAGTCCAGGTGGAAGTGCCGCCGCAAAGCGCCACCAACGTGGTGCCTGGAGCATGGGTGGCGGTCAGGGGCCTGGTGAAGTTGCCCGAGAAGGCGCCCTACCCGGGGGCCTTCTCCCCGAGGCGCTACCTGAACGCCAGGGGTGTGGTCCTCGCCGTGAAAGCGCGCTCCGCCGAACGCGTCATCCCGGGGACGCCTCCGGCACCTCCCCCCGTTGTAACGAAGATTCGCGCCGCCGTGCTGCGAGCCGGCATCGGGGTGGCCGACCGGATCCGGCAGAGGGTCGGGCCCGTGGGTTCCCGGTGGCTGCTGGCCGTCGGGCTGGGAGAGCGGGACGCCCTGACGCCCTCGCAGCAAGAGGCGCTCCAGGCAGCTGGCCTCGGGCACCTGCTGTCGGTGTCGGGTGTCCATGTCGGCCTTGTGGCGGGCCCCTTCGTGGCCCTGGCGCGCCGGATGGCCCGCTCCCGGCCCGGTGTGCGGCCGGCCTCGGCAGGAGCCGCCGTGGCGGCCGGCTGGCTTTATGCCGCCATGACGGGACTGAGCGCCCCGGCGGTGCGGGCCAGTATGGTTCAGACGGTGGCCCTGGCCGTCTGGGCGGCGGGAAGGCGGGCCGGGCTGGTAGATGCGTTGGGA of the Bacillota bacterium genome contains:
- the leuS gene encoding leucine--tRNA ligase; its protein translation is MAATEVRRGTLQARPYDPGAIEAHWHAKWQESDLYHATEGGARPKFYALGMFPYPSGRLHMGHLRNYTLVDVVARFYRMRGYNVLNPMGWDAFGLPAENAAIQHGRHPADWTYSNIAAMRDQLKRLGISYDWSREFATSDPEYYRWTQWLFLLMYRKGLAYKANARVNWCPHCQTVLANEQVVGDGECWRCDTKVEQRQLRQWFLRITAYADRLLEDLELLTDWPERVKVMQRNWIGRSTGAEVRFRVKETGDELAVFTTRPDTLFGVTYMVLSPQHPLAEKLAAGGPHERSVREMARALALREQELAEAEKVGVPTGAHAINPINGEAVPIWIGNYVVMEYGTGAVMGVPAHDQRDFEFARKYHLPVRVVIAAEGVPLDGEKLQAAWEGPGVMVNSGPFDGTPSEEGKHAVIAELARRGAGKASVQYRLRDWLISRQRYWGCPIPIVYCERCGEQPVPESELPVLLPAQVEFSPRGQAPLATAPEFLHTRCPRCGGPAVRETDTMDTFIDSSWYFLRFCSPKAGDAPFDQAAVRYWMPVDQYIGGIEHAVLHLLYSRFFTKVLYDEGLVQENEPFRRLFTLGMVTLGGAAMSKSRGNVVDPDEVAGRYGADTARLFILFAAPPDRELEWSTSGVEGARRFIERVWRLVEEYAPALEEVPAYRPGSDGASIGPDEKELRAAVHQALRKVTVDCEERFSFNTAIAALMEAVNAFYRYKDRPDARPHLGVVREGLEILTLALAPFVPHVTESMWERLGHRRSVHEEPWPVYSPEALQVERVTMAVQVDGRVRDRIEVPADAPEEEIRKIALGTERVQRWTAGRNIGQVIVVPGKLVSIVTKDG
- the npdG gene encoding NADPH-dependent F420 reductase translates to MNVAILGGTGRQGFGLALRWAAAGVSVGIGSRDEARAKEAAARARQVLRDAGQQVTGELAGLSNDEAGRVADVVVVTVPASALEALLVPLQPHLAGKVVIDVSVSLARREGRWQAVLPGEGSTALRVRALLGGHRELAAAFHTVSSAVLADLSRELSGDDTLIFSDSEKAAETAATLARFAGLRPVLSGDLRDAATAEHLVALLLQLQQRHRRRGLGVRLTHLS
- a CDS encoding secondary thiamine-phosphate synthase enzyme YjbQ, whose product is MRDIRTRGRIEHSVVQLELATTERSQAIDITAKLKEAASRLGIRDGVLHVFCPHTTAGLLINENADPAVEADILAHLERMVPWDGPWRHAEGNAAAHVKASLVGQSVWVPVEHGRLQLGRWQGVFFCEFDGPRRRTVRVQALESPSLDEGALRR
- a CDS encoding ATP-dependent Clp protease proteolytic subunit; translation: MDFFQWFWLLIFAASVWPLLRQQQIERLRLRMLRRIQRSRGSRIITLIHRQESFGLLGLFGRRFITIEDSEKVLRAIRTTPPDVPIDLILHTPGGLVLAAEQIAQALRRHPARVSVFVPHYAMSGGSLIALAADEIWMDENAVLGPVDPQLGQWPAASIVRAVEQKDPNRVDDETLILADMARKALAQVKDLVREMLADRLPPERAEEVATLLSQGRWTHDFPLDCRQLQEWGLPVRCGLPDAMYALMDLYPQAPERRPSVQYVPLPAPATVGRLRRR
- a CDS encoding ComEA family DNA-binding protein, with protein sequence MRLKLGRLARALLYGPVLLLFVAMGLFAAGVHVGREIGSHPIVVVSPEVRGQEAKAAGAAVAMAAAGLAPASPASGAQQARGSPATAEDAGGHRVPVAGRMSEEPQRLDLNAASAEELERLPGIGPVIARRIVEFRQTHGPFAMVDDLIEVPGIGARTLEKLRALVRVGST
- a CDS encoding ComEC/Rec2 family competence protein, which encodes MRISSIGLAGWGLAGGITAAAVREWTPEGPTRVVWLSLAMVAAWRMGRAAARAIASAAGAGTARAVLGPPAWPPPSRPPPGSLLFPTGSRRRARLRRMAVILALTGLTGSWVGAYRIARQAAALREFEGGRVAWVGGFVAAPPQRTPFTVRVILHPAGLSNTPGRLPQGPWTTLPGAVQVEVPPQSATNVVPGAWVAVRGLVKLPEKAPYPGAFSPRRYLNARGVVLAVKARSAERVIPGTPPAPPPVVTKIRAAVLRAGIGVADRIRQRVGPVGSRWLLAVGLGERDALTPSQQEALQAAGLGHLLSVSGVHVGLVAGPFVALARRMARSRPGVRPASAGAAVAAGWLYAAMTGLSAPAVRASMVQTVALAVWAAGRRAGLVDALGVAGAVQLLSGNPHLGSDPGFQMSYVATLGIGLFLLACDGRMQGRPLSHGLWLFRVVQVIDRQALVALGISAFAWACVSPLVMAYFGRASVVGALMSVPA